The following coding sequences lie in one Sinorhizobium fredii USDA 257 genomic window:
- a CDS encoding ABC transporter ATP-binding protein yields the protein MASIVSVSNLSKTYASGFEALKGVSLDIEEGEILALLGPNGAGKTTLISIICGIVNPSGGEVTVNGHDVVRDFRQTRAMIGLVPQELTTDAFETVWNTVSFSRGLHGKKPDPAHIEKVLKDLSLWNKKDNMLRELSGGMKRRVLIAKALSHEPRVLFLDEPTAGVDVSLRKSMWEVVERLRASGVTIILTTHYIEEAEEIADRIAVINGGEILLVEDKNALMTKLGRKQLRVDLAQPLERIPDSLSSYNLTLEDNGQSLIYEYDTSADRTGITALLATLAETGVRLRDLSTRQSSLEDIFVEIVEAGR from the coding sequence ATGGCTTCTATTGTTTCCGTTTCAAACCTGTCGAAAACCTATGCCTCCGGCTTCGAGGCGCTGAAGGGTGTCAGCCTCGATATCGAGGAGGGAGAGATCCTCGCCCTGCTCGGGCCAAACGGGGCCGGCAAGACCACCCTGATCTCGATCATCTGCGGCATCGTCAATCCGAGCGGCGGAGAGGTTACCGTCAATGGCCATGACGTCGTGCGCGACTTCCGCCAGACGCGGGCGATGATCGGGCTCGTGCCGCAGGAGCTGACGACGGATGCCTTCGAGACGGTATGGAACACCGTTTCCTTTTCGCGCGGCCTGCATGGCAAGAAGCCGGACCCGGCCCACATCGAGAAGGTGCTGAAGGATCTGTCGCTCTGGAACAAGAAGGACAACATGCTGCGCGAGCTTTCGGGCGGTATGAAGCGGCGCGTACTGATCGCCAAGGCGCTGTCGCACGAACCGCGGGTGCTCTTCCTCGACGAGCCGACCGCTGGTGTCGACGTCAGCCTGCGCAAGAGCATGTGGGAGGTCGTCGAGCGGCTGCGCGCTTCGGGCGTGACGATCATTCTGACGACGCACTACATCGAAGAAGCGGAAGAGATCGCCGACCGGATCGCCGTCATCAATGGCGGTGAAATCCTTCTGGTCGAGGACAAGAACGCGCTGATGACGAAGCTTGGTCGCAAGCAGCTGCGCGTCGATCTCGCCCAACCGTTGGAGCGCATCCCGGACTCGTTGTCGTCCTACAATCTGACGCTCGAGGACAATGGCCAGAGTCTGATCTACGAGTACGACACGAGCGCCGATCGGACCGGCATTACCGCGCTGCTCGCGACGCTCGCGGAGACCGGGGTCAGGCTACGGGATCTCTCGACGCGGCAGAGTTCGCTTGAGGATATTTTCGTCGAGATCGTGGAGGCGGGGCGATGA
- the bigR gene encoding sulfite-sensing transcriptional repressor BigR, with translation MRTLTKFRNVRPHMGERTGEAAALLKTLANQNRLIIACTLVEGEYSVGQLEETLGIHQPTLSQQLTVLREAGIVATRRDAKQIFYRLADDKAERLIMALYEIFCHQGDAGGDGSP, from the coding sequence ATGCGAACGCTGACGAAATTCCGAAACGTCCGCCCGCACATGGGCGAGCGGACGGGCGAAGCCGCGGCGTTGCTCAAGACGCTCGCAAACCAGAACCGGCTGATAATCGCCTGCACGCTTGTCGAAGGCGAGTACTCGGTGGGCCAGTTGGAGGAGACGCTCGGCATCCACCAGCCGACCTTGTCGCAGCAACTGACCGTACTGCGGGAAGCGGGCATCGTCGCAACGCGCCGCGACGCCAAACAAATCTTCTATCGGCTGGCGGATGACAAAGCCGAGCGGCTGATCATGGCGCTTTATGAGATCTTCTGCCACCAGGGAGATGCTGGCGGGGATGGCAGCCCATGA
- a CDS encoding uracil-DNA glycosylase family protein: MRPGGSRRRSAVSSAEDRLRELRHAIGACRLCRDDPARGEGSRLPHEPRPVAVLSATARILIAGQAPGLRVHESGLPFNDASGDRLRQWLAVDRNTFYDPCNFAIVPMGFCFPGYDRHGSDLPPRAECAPLWRQRVMDAMPQIELVLAVGHYAQRWHLGADCPKSMTDTVRAWRRYLQRNSGTAVLPMPHPSWRNTGWLRKNPWFEAELLPFLRERVEALIR; the protein is encoded by the coding sequence ATGAGGCCTGGAGGATCGCGAAGGAGATCGGCGGTGTCTAGCGCCGAGGACCGGCTGCGGGAACTGCGTCACGCGATCGGGGCCTGCCGCCTCTGCCGTGACGATCCGGCGCGCGGCGAGGGCTCTCGCCTGCCACATGAGCCGCGGCCCGTGGCAGTCCTTTCCGCTACCGCGCGCATCCTGATTGCCGGCCAGGCGCCGGGCTTGCGGGTGCATGAAAGCGGGCTTCCCTTCAACGACGCCTCCGGTGACCGGCTGCGGCAATGGCTGGCGGTCGATCGAAACACTTTTTACGATCCATGCAACTTTGCCATTGTGCCCATGGGATTCTGCTTTCCCGGCTACGACAGGCACGGCAGCGACCTGCCGCCGCGCGCCGAATGCGCGCCGTTGTGGCGCCAGCGGGTGATGGATGCCATGCCGCAGATCGAACTCGTGCTGGCGGTCGGCCACTACGCCCAACGCTGGCATCTCGGAGCGGATTGTCCGAAATCCATGACCGACACCGTGCGCGCCTGGCGCCGATACCTGCAGCGCAATTCCGGCACGGCCGTCTTGCCCATGCCCCATCCAAGCTGGCGCAACACCGGCTGGTTGCGGAAAAATCCGTGGTTCGAAGCAGAGCTGCTTCCCTTCCTGCGCGAGCGCGTCGAAGCCCTGATCCGCTGA
- a CDS encoding adenosylcobinamide-GDP ribazoletransferase — MRIVGDLCDDLARSVAFLSRIPMPRRHFVGHDSRLSRAVRAFPLAGILIALPAALLGALLDVLQASSLFTAFLIVALQALVTGALHEDGLGDTADGLGGGRDRESALAIMKDSRIGTYAAVALILSFGLRVSALASFLPLLSPMGAASALLATAALSRTAMVWHWSRLPPARRDGVAAAAGVPEPRATSQALGSGALLSLLLFYAAGVPLIAALLAFTAFALTVRGFGRIVSRKLGGHTGDTIGATQQLTEVAVLGALALAI, encoded by the coding sequence ATGCGCATTGTTGGCGATCTCTGTGATGATCTGGCGCGATCGGTGGCGTTCTTGAGCCGCATCCCCATGCCTCGGCGGCATTTCGTCGGCCATGACAGTCGACTGAGCCGCGCCGTGCGTGCCTTCCCGCTCGCAGGCATTCTGATCGCCCTCCCCGCGGCGTTGCTGGGGGCGCTCCTGGACGTGCTTCAAGCAAGCTCGCTGTTCACCGCTTTCCTGATCGTTGCCTTGCAGGCACTCGTTACCGGCGCGCTGCATGAGGACGGCCTCGGCGATACGGCCGACGGCCTCGGCGGCGGCCGCGATCGCGAATCCGCACTGGCGATCATGAAGGACAGCCGCATCGGCACCTATGCAGCCGTAGCCCTCATCCTTTCCTTCGGCCTGCGCGTCTCGGCGCTCGCTTCCTTCCTGCCGCTTCTCTCACCTATGGGCGCCGCATCCGCGCTTCTCGCAACTGCCGCCCTCAGCCGTACCGCCATGGTCTGGCACTGGTCGCGCCTGCCGCCAGCGCGCCGCGATGGCGTCGCCGCCGCGGCCGGCGTTCCGGAGCCGCGCGCGACGTCACAAGCGCTTGGATCCGGAGCGCTCCTCTCGCTTCTGCTGTTTTATGCGGCCGGGGTTCCTCTGATCGCGGCTCTGCTCGCTTTCACCGCATTCGCCCTCACCGTGCGGGGATTCGGCAGGATCGTCTCCCGCAAGCTCGGCGGCCATACCGGCGACACGATCGGCGCCACGCAGCAGCTGACGGAAGTCGCCGTTCTCGGCGCTCTTGCGCTGGCGATATGA
- the cobT gene encoding nicotinate-nucleotide--dimethylbenzimidazole phosphoribosyltransferase — MSASGLPFDDFRALLRNLPGPDAAALVAARERDAQLTKPPGALGRLEEIAFWLAAWTGRPPAVNRPLVAIFAGNHGVTRQGVTPFPSSVTAQMVENFAAGGAAINQICVTHDLGLKVFDLALDYPTGDITEEAALSERDCAATMAFGMEAIAGGTDLLCVGEMGIGNTTIAAAINLGLYGGTAEDWVGPGTGSEGEVLRRKFAAVERAVALHRDHLSDPLELMRRLGGREIAAMAGAILAARMQKVPVIIDGYVATAAAAILKAANPAALDHCLIGHVSGEPGHMRAIDKLGKTPLLALGMRLGEGTGAALAAGIVKAAAACHGGMATFAQAGVSNKD, encoded by the coding sequence ATGAGTGCCAGCGGCCTGCCGTTTGATGATTTCCGCGCGTTGTTGCGTAACCTGCCGGGACCCGATGCGGCGGCGCTCGTTGCGGCCCGCGAGCGGGACGCGCAACTGACGAAGCCGCCGGGCGCGCTCGGCCGTCTCGAGGAAATCGCCTTCTGGCTCGCTGCCTGGACGGGCCGCCCGCCTGCGGTCAACCGGCCGCTCGTCGCGATCTTTGCCGGCAACCACGGCGTTACCAGGCAGGGCGTCACACCCTTCCCCTCGTCGGTTACGGCACAGATGGTCGAGAATTTCGCCGCCGGCGGTGCGGCCATCAATCAGATCTGCGTCACCCATGACCTTGGACTCAAGGTCTTCGACCTCGCGCTCGATTATCCGACCGGCGACATCACCGAGGAAGCGGCTCTGTCCGAACGCGACTGCGCTGCGACGATGGCCTTCGGCATGGAGGCGATCGCCGGTGGTACGGACCTGCTCTGCGTCGGCGAGATGGGCATCGGCAACACGACGATCGCCGCGGCGATCAACCTTGGCCTCTATGGCGGGACGGCCGAGGACTGGGTCGGGCCGGGCACCGGCTCCGAGGGCGAGGTGCTGAGGCGCAAGTTCGCGGCGGTCGAAAGGGCCGTGGCGTTGCATCGCGATCACCTGTCCGATCCCCTCGAACTGATGCGCCGGCTCGGCGGGCGCGAGATTGCGGCGATGGCTGGCGCCATTCTCGCGGCGCGCATGCAGAAAGTGCCGGTGATCATCGACGGCTACGTGGCAACGGCAGCGGCGGCGATCCTCAAGGCCGCCAACCCGGCAGCACTCGACCATTGCCTGATCGGCCATGTCTCGGGAGAGCCCGGGCACATGCGCGCCATCGACAAGCTCGGCAAGACGCCGCTCCTGGCGCTCGGCATGCGGCTCGGCGAGGGCACGGGCGCAGCCCTTGCCGCGGGTATCGTCAAGGCGGCAGCCGCCTGCCATGGCGGGATGGCGACCTTTGCCCAGGCCGGCGTCAGCAACAAGGATTGA
- a CDS encoding MBL fold metallo-hydrolase — protein sequence MCAAATAKPDVKGFYECRTGSIQYVVSDPLTKHCAIIDPVLDFDEKSGTTATEQADLILEYVGRNGLTVEWILDTHPHADHFSAAAYLKERTGAPTGIGSEVVRVQKLWKAIYNWPELAVDGSQWDRLFEGGERLHLGSIEGRVLYSPGHTLASVTFIFDDAAFVHDTIFMPDSGTARADFPGGDARQLWRSIAEILALPDETRVFTGHDYRPEGREPRWESTVGEEKRCNTHIAGVTEDQFVQLREARDRSLPMPKLILHALQVNIRGGRLPDPEANGARYLKFPLNALKGAAWG from the coding sequence ATGTGTGCAGCTGCAACTGCAAAGCCGGACGTCAAAGGCTTTTATGAGTGTCGCACGGGAAGCATCCAGTACGTCGTTTCCGATCCGCTGACAAAGCATTGCGCCATCATCGACCCGGTGCTCGATTTCGATGAGAAATCGGGTACGACGGCAACCGAGCAGGCGGACCTGATCCTCGAATATGTGGGCCGGAATGGCCTGACGGTCGAATGGATACTCGACACCCATCCGCATGCGGACCATTTCTCGGCCGCGGCCTATCTCAAGGAACGTACCGGCGCGCCGACCGGCATTGGCTCCGAAGTGGTGCGCGTCCAGAAGCTTTGGAAGGCGATCTATAATTGGCCGGAGCTTGCTGTGGACGGTTCGCAATGGGACCGCCTGTTTGAAGGGGGCGAGCGTTTGCATCTCGGATCGATCGAAGGACGGGTGCTCTATTCGCCAGGCCATACCCTTGCTTCCGTGACCTTTATCTTCGACGACGCGGCCTTTGTCCACGACACGATCTTCATGCCCGACAGCGGGACGGCCCGGGCGGATTTCCCCGGAGGCGACGCACGTCAGCTGTGGCGCTCTATCGCCGAGATTCTTGCGCTGCCGGACGAAACCCGGGTTTTCACCGGTCACGATTACCGACCGGAAGGCCGCGAGCCGCGCTGGGAAAGTACCGTGGGCGAGGAGAAGCGCTGTAATACGCATATTGCTGGCGTCACTGAGGATCAGTTCGTTCAACTGCGGGAGGCACGCGACCGATCTCTGCCGATGCCGAAGCTGATCCTGCACGCATTGCAGGTCAATATTCGCGGCGGTCGCTTGCCGGATCCGGAGGCCAATGGCGCGCGCTATCTGAAATTTCCGCTCAATGCGCTCAAGGGAGCGGCATGGGGCTGA
- a CDS encoding TIGR02281 family clan AA aspartic protease — protein sequence MNRLILLLAILAVGLALLIFNHDSGQTFGMNNDDFGRLVSLAAIATLFAAGILHSRRHFGESVRQIALWLLIAVGLVSGYAYRVELQTFGDRVLSELMPGRTMVITDGEGQQEIVLRKRLDGHFQAEATINGEAVSMLVDTGASSIALTYEDAERIGLDPESLGYSVTVMTANGRTLAAPVTLEQIAIGPIERRNIRAMVAAKGNLDRSLLGMSFLSTLDSLQMRTDELRLRD from the coding sequence ATGAACCGTCTGATCCTTCTGCTGGCAATCCTCGCCGTTGGCCTCGCACTCCTGATCTTTAATCACGACAGCGGCCAGACTTTCGGCATGAACAATGACGACTTCGGGCGGCTCGTTTCGCTCGCAGCCATTGCGACGCTGTTTGCTGCCGGCATCCTTCACAGCCGACGCCATTTCGGGGAGAGTGTGCGCCAGATCGCCCTATGGCTGCTGATCGCCGTTGGTCTCGTTTCCGGCTATGCCTATCGCGTCGAGCTTCAGACCTTCGGCGACCGGGTGCTCTCCGAACTCATGCCCGGCCGGACGATGGTCATCACCGACGGCGAGGGGCAGCAGGAAATCGTGCTGCGCAAGCGCCTCGACGGCCACTTCCAGGCCGAGGCGACGATCAATGGCGAGGCGGTCAGCATGCTCGTCGACACAGGAGCCAGCAGCATCGCCCTCACCTACGAGGACGCCGAGAGGATCGGCCTCGACCCGGAAAGTCTCGGCTATTCGGTGACGGTGATGACTGCAAACGGCCGGACGCTGGCCGCTCCGGTTACACTGGAGCAAATTGCCATCGGCCCGATCGAGCGGCGAAACATCCGCGCAATGGTCGCCGCCAAAGGCAACCTCGATCGCAGCCTGCTCGGCATGAGCTTCCTCTCGACCCTGGACTCTCTGCAGATGCGCACCGACGAGTTGCGGCTGCGGGACTAG
- a CDS encoding sensor histidine kinase, which yields MSIAVSTSTDKIIVDKSRHHRNKAVSKAVRATRQRLQTGSSAPSGFDREMLLLHVDAVLHGAIAVPLLVGLISAIGVYLSGEPSILFWGLMTLSAHAVTVYLARRAKRQNIGAEKVAIWRRRFLAGQLLMGLCWAIFALQDCSACGGVQFALFEGAGLFIALAATAMGTFLLRNALVYTFLPVVAALGFSSLAGGDPIHVGLTGILSLSLVFLAFMTERMNKANVHILSMQSEKDDLIAELEVAKSMSDEARRRAEEANLAKSRFLASMSHELRTPLNAILGFSEVMSTEVLGPLNNPTYKEYTVDIHRSGEHLLNLINEILDLSRIEAGRYELNEEAVSLVEIAEDCIGMVQLRARGKNITIEPQFEQGMPSVWIDEKAMRQVALNLLSNAVKFTPSGGEITVKVGWTAGGGQYISIKDNGPGIPEEEIPIVLSAFGQGSIAIKSAEQGTGLGLPIVQAILAKHNGQFILRSKLREGTEAIAILPPRRVLQSLPPVEDVPSPARRRKSFA from the coding sequence ATGAGCATCGCCGTCAGCACATCGACTGATAAGATCATCGTCGACAAGTCGCGACACCATCGGAACAAGGCTGTTTCGAAGGCGGTGCGCGCGACTCGCCAGCGGCTGCAGACCGGTTCGTCCGCCCCTTCCGGCTTCGACCGCGAAATGCTCCTCCTCCACGTTGATGCCGTACTGCATGGCGCTATCGCCGTCCCCCTGCTCGTCGGCCTGATCTCGGCGATCGGCGTCTACCTTTCCGGGGAGCCGAGCATCCTCTTTTGGGGCCTGATGACGCTCTCGGCTCATGCGGTCACGGTTTACCTGGCGCGCAGGGCAAAGCGCCAGAATATCGGTGCGGAGAAAGTCGCCATCTGGCGACGCCGCTTTCTCGCCGGCCAACTGCTCATGGGGCTTTGCTGGGCAATTTTTGCCCTGCAGGACTGCAGTGCCTGCGGCGGGGTCCAGTTCGCACTCTTCGAAGGCGCCGGGCTCTTCATCGCGCTTGCCGCCACTGCGATGGGCACGTTTCTGCTGCGCAACGCCTTGGTCTATACCTTTCTGCCGGTCGTCGCCGCGCTCGGTTTCTCTTCGCTGGCGGGTGGCGATCCCATCCATGTCGGACTGACCGGAATCCTGTCGCTCTCGCTTGTTTTTCTCGCCTTCATGACCGAGCGCATGAACAAGGCGAACGTGCACATCCTCTCAATGCAATCGGAGAAGGATGACCTCATCGCCGAACTTGAAGTGGCAAAATCCATGTCGGACGAGGCCCGCCGCCGTGCCGAAGAGGCGAATCTCGCCAAGTCCCGCTTCCTTGCATCGATGTCGCACGAGCTGCGCACGCCGCTCAATGCCATTCTCGGCTTCTCGGAGGTGATGTCGACGGAGGTGTTGGGACCGCTCAATAATCCGACCTACAAGGAGTACACGGTCGATATTCACCGTTCCGGCGAGCATCTCCTGAACCTCATCAACGAGATCTTAGACCTGTCCCGCATCGAAGCCGGTCGGTACGAGCTCAATGAAGAGGCGGTCAGTCTCGTCGAGATCGCCGAGGATTGCATCGGCATGGTGCAGCTTCGCGCCCGCGGCAAGAACATTACGATCGAGCCGCAGTTCGAACAGGGCATGCCTTCCGTTTGGATCGATGAGAAAGCGATGCGTCAGGTCGCTTTGAATCTTCTCTCGAATGCCGTCAAATTCACGCCTTCCGGCGGCGAGATCACCGTCAAGGTCGGCTGGACCGCCGGCGGCGGGCAATACATTTCCATCAAGGACAATGGCCCGGGCATTCCCGAGGAGGAGATCCCGATCGTGCTTTCGGCCTTTGGCCAAGGGTCGATTGCGATCAAGAGCGCCGAACAGGGAACTGGTCTCGGCCTGCCGATTGTCCAGGCGATCCTCGCCAAGCACAATGGCCAGTTCATCCTGCGCTCCAAGCTCCGCGAAGGCACCGAGGCGATCGCCATCCTGCCGCCCCGCCGCGTCCTGCAGAGCCTGCCGCCGGTCGAGGACGTCCCCTCGCCCGCGCGCCGCCGCAAGAGCTTCGCCTGA
- a CDS encoding DUF1289 domain-containing protein: MESPCILVCAIDDRTGYCFGCGRTRDEIGSWTLYSDAERHSIMQALPARLETVERKPRRETRRARLARERSGA, encoded by the coding sequence ATGGAATCTCCCTGCATTCTCGTTTGCGCGATCGATGACCGGACAGGCTACTGTTTCGGCTGCGGGCGTACGCGAGATGAAATCGGCTCCTGGACGCTCTACTCCGATGCAGAACGGCACAGCATCATGCAGGCGCTGCCGGCGCGGCTGGAGACAGTCGAGCGCAAGCCGCGACGCGAAACACGCAGGGCCCGGTTGGCGCGGGAACGAAGCGGCGCATGA
- a CDS encoding Lrp/AsnC family transcriptional regulator: MDRLDRKILRLLQEDSTLAVADLAKKVGLSTTPCWRRIQKMEEEGVIRRRVALLDPVKVNTKVTVFVSVRTSSHSMEWLRRFSEVVADFPEVVEFYRMSGDVDYLLRVVVPDIAAYDAFYKRLIAKIEIRDVSSAFAMEQIKYTTQLPLDYMAIDQAKSSEE; the protein is encoded by the coding sequence ATGGACCGTCTGGACCGCAAGATCCTGCGTCTTCTGCAGGAGGACTCGACTTTGGCCGTTGCCGACCTCGCCAAGAAGGTCGGGCTTTCGACGACGCCATGCTGGCGGCGCATTCAGAAGATGGAAGAAGAGGGCGTCATCCGCCGCCGCGTCGCGCTGCTCGATCCGGTCAAAGTCAACACCAAGGTGACGGTGTTCGTTTCGGTTCGCACCAGTTCCCATTCGATGGAGTGGTTGCGCCGCTTCTCCGAAGTGGTGGCCGATTTTCCGGAAGTGGTGGAATTCTACCGCATGAGCGGCGACGTGGATTATTTGCTGCGCGTCGTCGTGCCGGATATTGCCGCCTACGATGCCTTCTACAAGCGGCTGATCGCCAAAATCGAAATTCGCGACGTCTCCTCGGCCTTCGCCATGGAGCAGATCAAATATACGACGCAATTGCCGCTCGACTACATGGCCATCGATCAGGCGAAGAGCAGCGAGGAATAG
- a CDS encoding ABC transporter permease, with the protein MNIEAVKSIYFFEMARTRRTLLQSVVSPVISTSLYFIVFGAAIGERIQQIDGVSYGAFITPGLMMLTLLTQCIGNGSFGIYFPKFTGTIYEVLSSPISMLEIVLGYVGAAATKGLMIGTIILITASLFVDLSIAHPFAMIFFFVLTAVTFSLFGFIIGIWAKDFEQLNLIPMLVVPPLVFLGGSFYSVDMLPPFWRTLSHFNPVLYLISGFRWSFFEISDVNPLASAVIIVAFLAICMAVLAWIFRTGYRLRN; encoded by the coding sequence ATGAACATCGAAGCGGTCAAGTCCATCTATTTCTTCGAGATGGCGCGCACGCGCCGCACCCTGCTGCAGAGCGTGGTGTCGCCGGTCATCTCCACCTCGCTCTATTTCATCGTCTTCGGTGCGGCGATCGGCGAACGCATCCAGCAGATCGACGGCGTCTCCTACGGTGCCTTCATCACGCCCGGGCTGATGATGCTGACGCTGCTGACGCAATGCATCGGAAACGGTTCCTTCGGCATCTATTTCCCGAAATTCACCGGCACGATCTACGAAGTGCTGTCATCGCCGATCTCGATGCTGGAAATCGTTCTCGGCTATGTCGGCGCGGCGGCGACCAAGGGCTTGATGATCGGCACGATCATTCTGATCACCGCGTCACTGTTCGTCGATCTCAGCATCGCCCACCCCTTCGCGATGATCTTCTTCTTCGTGCTGACGGCGGTGACCTTCAGCCTTTTCGGCTTCATCATCGGCATCTGGGCGAAAGACTTCGAGCAATTGAACCTGATCCCGATGCTGGTCGTCCCGCCGCTCGTCTTCCTTGGAGGAAGCTTCTACTCGGTCGATATGCTGCCGCCATTCTGGCGGACGCTGAGCCACTTCAATCCGGTACTCTATCTGATCAGTGGTTTCCGCTGGAGCTTCTTCGAGATTTCAGACGTCAATCCGCTCGCGAGCGCCGTGATCATCGTCGCTTTCCTCGCGATTTGCATGGCCGTGCTGGCCTGGATCTTCCGCACCGGCTACAGGCTGCGCAATTGA
- a CDS encoding thermonuclease family protein, producing the protein MKPGQRNFRIAGGGKPVPPRRRFVFGRPGSLQRSNRSQGRGGLIGGWVFLLLLSLGAYVASRLPPPEKPVTGELRGVAVASDGDSLRLDGRRVRIEGIDAPEIGQRCQRDGTRWDCGAAARRRLEDLIDGTTTRCRLHGRDRYGRELGLCDASGRDVGRELVLSGHAVSYGLYREEEERARNRRAGLWAGDFIRPQEWRRSQGEAEEAPHRAGDWLELILQWLEDEAWRIAKEIGGV; encoded by the coding sequence TTGAAGCCAGGGCAGCGCAATTTCCGTATTGCCGGTGGCGGAAAGCCGGTGCCGCCCCGCCGGCGCTTCGTATTCGGGCGGCCGGGCAGTTTGCAGCGCAGCAACCGCTCGCAGGGACGCGGCGGCCTGATCGGCGGCTGGGTGTTCCTGCTTCTGTTGAGCCTTGGCGCATATGTGGCCTCCAGGCTGCCACCGCCGGAAAAGCCCGTCACCGGAGAACTGCGCGGCGTGGCGGTCGCGAGTGACGGAGACAGTTTGCGTCTCGACGGCCGCCGGGTGAGGATCGAGGGTATCGACGCTCCGGAGATTGGCCAGAGGTGCCAACGCGATGGGACGAGGTGGGACTGCGGCGCGGCGGCGCGGCGGCGGCTGGAGGACCTCATCGACGGAACGACGACCCGCTGCCGCCTCCATGGCCGCGACCGCTACGGCCGTGAGCTCGGCCTGTGCGACGCCAGTGGGCGCGACGTCGGCCGCGAGCTGGTTCTCTCCGGCCATGCCGTCAGCTATGGGCTCTACCGTGAAGAGGAGGAACGAGCGCGCAATCGTCGAGCCGGGCTGTGGGCGGGGGACTTCATTCGCCCGCAGGAATGGCGCCGCTCGCAGGGCGAGGCCGAAGAGGCGCCGCACCGGGCCGGCGACTGGCTCGAACTCATCCTGCAGTGGCTCGAAGATGAGGCCTGGAGGATCGCGAAGGAGATCGGCGGTGTCTAG
- a CDS encoding DNA alkylation repair protein yields the protein MTLSPMSSAEEILGHLRGLGSSENIDRLGRFGIATEAALGVSNVELRRVARQAKTDHRRALALWRSGIREARILAAYTAAPKALTLEEARLWAGDCNSWEVVDTVADLFVAARFEQVLIPEFAGDGREFVRRLAFAMIATCAVHLKQEPDSALLAWLPLIEAHADDERNFVKKAVNWALRQIGKRSAACHGPALTLAEKLASSGNRAARWTGKDAARELLDAKVRGRLGLAD from the coding sequence GTGACGCTCTCGCCGATGTCCTCGGCCGAAGAGATCCTCGGTCATCTGCGTGGCCTCGGCTCTTCAGAGAACATTGATCGCTTGGGCCGCTTCGGCATCGCGACCGAAGCGGCCTTAGGCGTATCGAATGTCGAGCTTCGCCGCGTCGCGCGGCAAGCCAAGACCGATCACCGCCGCGCCCTCGCGCTCTGGCGATCAGGCATCCGCGAGGCGCGCATCCTTGCGGCCTATACTGCCGCCCCCAAGGCGTTGACACTCGAGGAGGCACGGCTTTGGGCCGGCGACTGCAATTCCTGGGAAGTGGTCGACACTGTGGCCGACCTCTTCGTAGCAGCGCGGTTCGAGCAAGTGCTTATCCCGGAATTCGCCGGCGATGGCCGGGAATTCGTCCGTCGCCTTGCCTTCGCGATGATTGCGACCTGCGCGGTGCATCTGAAGCAGGAGCCGGATTCGGCGCTGCTCGCATGGCTGCCCTTGATTGAGGCACATGCCGACGACGAACGCAATTTCGTGAAAAAGGCCGTCAACTGGGCGCTGAGGCAGATCGGCAAGCGCAGCGCCGCCTGCCACGGGCCGGCCCTGACGCTCGCGGAAAAACTCGCGTCGAGCGGCAATCGCGCGGCCCGATGGACGGGCAAGGACGCTGCTCGAGAACTGTTGGATGCGAAGGTCCGCGGCAGGCTGGGTCTTGCGGATTGA
- a CDS encoding diacylglycerol kinase — MDAKNTTSRNGRTAPVTKHTGIRHLFAAASYSLGGAKRLIGEAAFRHELIAFAVAMVAFVAVGASFVQYVVMAILFLLMMAFEAINTAIEEIVDRVSPEISDMGRHAKDLGSFACLCLILANATYASYVVFLAHYLG; from the coding sequence ATGGACGCCAAGAACACCACCTCCCGCAACGGTCGCACCGCCCCTGTCACAAAGCATACCGGCATCCGCCATCTCTTTGCGGCTGCGAGCTATTCGCTCGGCGGCGCGAAGCGGCTGATCGGCGAGGCGGCCTTTCGCCACGAACTGATTGCCTTCGCCGTCGCAATGGTTGCCTTCGTCGCCGTCGGCGCCAGCTTCGTCCAGTATGTCGTGATGGCCATCCTGTTCCTGCTGATGATGGCATTCGAAGCGATCAATACGGCGATCGAAGAGATCGTCGACCGCGTCTCACCGGAAATCTCGGATATGGGTAGGCACGCCAAGGACCTCGGGTCCTTCGCCTGTCTCTGCCTCATCCTGGCGAACGCCACCTATGCCTCTTACGTGGTGTTCCTGGCGCACTACCTTGGCTGA